A stretch of Myxococcus hansupus DNA encodes these proteins:
- a CDS encoding ATP-binding protein codes for MTPSEHITAERNQEGSSQPRASILMVDDHPSNLLALEAILEPLGQELVKATSGEEALKFLLQRDFAVILMDVQMPGLDGFQTATLIKQRERTRTIPIIFLTALSRDAAHVFKGYAHGAVDYLLKPFDPEILRSKVSVFVDLFLKEQQIQRQAVLLRQRERESLERQSELRHLRLTESLPEVMWAARSDGSFTYANRAARDYTGIQAEQPLSLNTFLEFVHPADREAMRAVWVQAIRMGQRVEREFRLRRFDGVYRWHLARAVPERDENGLLAGWIAVATDIDDKRRAEEAQGRFKATLDATLDCVLMFSPDSLTLTYANAGAAKQLSSSAEELVGLSVLEVESAFDDAGFRKLLAPLVSGTLPSQTYSTSHRRRDGSEVPVEVVLQYVAADGGPGRFISVARDITERQRAETALRMASEAKDAFLAAASHELRTPLAAAKGHAHLALLKLGGETETGPGKSLKIINRQIDRMAKLVEDLLDISRLQAGRLSLELERFDLSQLVHETRDRMAVLSQGHEIHVEAAERLEGTWDRGRLDQVLTNLLSNALRYSPEGGPVWVRLQNERDEGVHLSVTDTGVGIPKEKQSLIFERFGRAHGSKYGGLGLGLTISQGIVEQHGGRIWVESPGVAGEGSTFHVWLPRETEAPAVNTHPDAATRTAN; via the coding sequence ATGACGCCTAGCGAACACATCACCGCGGAACGCAACCAGGAAGGGTCATCCCAGCCGCGGGCGAGCATCCTCATGGTGGACGACCATCCGTCCAACCTGCTCGCGCTCGAGGCCATCCTCGAGCCGTTGGGACAGGAGCTGGTGAAGGCCACCAGCGGGGAGGAGGCGCTCAAGTTCCTCCTCCAGCGCGACTTCGCCGTCATCCTGATGGACGTGCAGATGCCGGGGCTGGACGGTTTCCAGACGGCCACCCTCATCAAGCAGCGCGAGCGCACGCGCACCATCCCCATCATCTTCCTCACCGCGCTCAGCCGCGACGCCGCCCATGTGTTCAAGGGGTATGCGCACGGCGCGGTGGACTACCTGCTCAAGCCGTTCGACCCTGAAATCCTCCGCTCCAAGGTCAGCGTCTTCGTGGACCTGTTCCTCAAGGAGCAGCAGATTCAGCGCCAGGCGGTGCTGCTGCGCCAGCGCGAGCGCGAGTCCCTGGAGCGCCAGAGCGAGCTGCGCCATCTGCGCCTCACGGAGTCGTTGCCGGAGGTGATGTGGGCGGCGCGCTCGGATGGCAGCTTCACCTACGCCAACCGCGCCGCGCGCGACTACACGGGCATCCAGGCCGAGCAGCCGCTGTCGCTGAACACCTTCCTGGAGTTCGTCCACCCGGCGGACCGCGAGGCCATGCGCGCCGTGTGGGTGCAGGCCATCCGCATGGGCCAGCGCGTGGAGCGCGAGTTCCGGCTGCGCCGCTTCGACGGCGTGTACCGCTGGCACCTGGCGCGCGCGGTGCCGGAGCGGGACGAGAATGGCCTGCTGGCCGGCTGGATTGCCGTGGCCACGGACATCGACGACAAGCGCCGGGCGGAAGAGGCGCAGGGGCGCTTCAAGGCGACGCTGGACGCGACGCTGGACTGCGTCCTCATGTTCTCCCCGGACTCGCTGACGCTCACCTACGCCAACGCGGGCGCGGCGAAGCAGCTCTCCAGCAGCGCGGAGGAGCTGGTGGGGCTGTCGGTGTTGGAGGTGGAGAGCGCCTTCGACGATGCGGGCTTCCGCAAGCTGCTGGCGCCGCTGGTGAGCGGCACCCTGCCCAGCCAGACGTACTCCACCAGCCACCGGCGGCGGGATGGCTCGGAGGTGCCGGTGGAGGTGGTGCTCCAGTATGTCGCCGCGGATGGCGGCCCGGGGCGCTTCATCTCCGTGGCGCGCGACATCACCGAGCGGCAGCGGGCGGAGACGGCGCTGCGGATGGCCAGCGAGGCGAAGGACGCGTTCCTCGCGGCGGCCAGCCACGAGCTGCGCACGCCGCTGGCCGCGGCCAAGGGCCACGCGCACCTGGCGCTGCTGAAGCTGGGCGGCGAGACGGAGACCGGGCCGGGCAAGTCGCTGAAAATCATCAACCGGCAAATCGACCGGATGGCCAAGCTGGTGGAGGACCTGCTCGACATCAGCCGTCTCCAGGCGGGCCGCCTGTCGTTGGAGCTGGAGCGGTTCGACCTGAGCCAGCTCGTGCACGAGACGCGGGACCGCATGGCCGTGTTGTCCCAGGGCCATGAAATCCACGTCGAGGCGGCGGAGCGGCTCGAGGGGACGTGGGACCGGGGCCGGTTGGACCAGGTGCTCACCAACCTCCTGTCCAATGCGCTGCGGTATTCACCCGAGGGCGGCCCTGTGTGGGTGCGGCTCCAGAACGAGCGCGACGAGGGTGTCCACCTGTCGGTGACGGACACGGGCGTGGGCATCCCGAAGGAGAAGCAGTCGCTCATCTTCGAGCGATTTGGCCGCGCTCACGGCAGCAAGTACGGCGGCCTGGGCCTGGGGCTCACCATCAGCCAGGGCATCGTCGAGCAGCACGGCGGCCGCATCTGGGTGGAGTCGCCCGGCGTCGCGGGGGAGGGCTCCACCTTCCACGTGTGGCTGCCGCGTGAGACGGAGGCGCCCGCAGTCAACACGCACCCGGACGCGGCGACCCGTACCGCGAACTGA
- a CDS encoding RNA polymerase sigma factor yields the protein MVRGLGASELADLYEKYAPTVHGRARTLLGRDSDAWDAVQEVFCRLLKSGGAFRAEARPMTYIFRVTTHVCLNMLRSRALKDVPSEAPDASAELGADPQEVEARNLLRVLARELDERALQIATLHFVDALTQEEIVEVVGLSRKTVGRELEKVRTRARELALEPRP from the coding sequence ATGGTCCGGGGACTAGGCGCCTCGGAGCTCGCAGACCTCTATGAAAAGTACGCGCCCACCGTTCACGGGAGGGCAAGGACCCTGCTTGGCCGCGACTCGGATGCCTGGGACGCGGTGCAGGAGGTCTTCTGCCGTCTGCTCAAGTCGGGTGGGGCGTTTCGCGCGGAGGCACGTCCCATGACCTACATCTTCCGGGTCACCACCCATGTCTGCCTCAACATGCTGCGGAGCCGGGCGCTGAAGGACGTTCCTTCCGAGGCGCCCGATGCGTCAGCGGAATTGGGCGCGGACCCTCAGGAGGTGGAGGCTCGCAACCTGCTGCGCGTGCTGGCTCGGGAGCTGGATGAGCGCGCGCTCCAGATTGCGACGCTCCACTTCGTGGACGCGCTCACCCAGGAGGAAATCGTGGAGGTGGTGGGCCTGTCGCGCAAGACGGTGGGGCGCGAGCTGGAGAAGGTTCGCACCCGGGCGCGCGAGCTCGCGCTGGAGCCCCGGCCATGA
- a CDS encoding caspase family protein, translating into MMLLSLLTAALLSQSPTDEAPPPRRYALLIGANQGLASDETLRFADADARRMFTLFRDAGGLHPEDAQLVLGADAGRVKTALKMLRERMARDAAPGDQLLVYVSSHADGESLHLSGTRLPVKDLVSFMEASPVGVAVMFIDSCRSGAATRIKGLEPVEERLVQWSAPAIKGRVIVTSSSADEASQEADDLQGSFFTHHLLAGLRGAGDLNRDGRVTLQESYAYAYGRTVESTLLTRAGTQHPNFQFDLKGQGELVLTEPVLAPSRLLITVPEPGEWVVASEQDGMVMGVFTKGNGPVMMALPPGGYRLRSRREDAWLEMRVAVPDKGHALVDESLLREGTLVALKAKGPQGWRGALHVGGAFATRTASNFGSSVGGQIQALFNAPILPSVLDVAWGTFAGRASGSTVSRGIHQTELSLRMGMGRRFPFPIGALTVGPELGALFLFQNEAGTPRAGTAPYGGASASAWLDAQGVSLVITGSVGAAVMPLPQGAELTPVASVGAGLGWNF; encoded by the coding sequence ATGATGCTGCTCTCGCTGCTGACCGCCGCGCTGCTGTCCCAGTCCCCTACCGATGAAGCGCCGCCGCCCAGGCGTTACGCGCTGCTCATCGGGGCCAACCAGGGCCTGGCCTCCGATGAAACCCTGCGCTTCGCGGACGCTGACGCGCGCCGCATGTTCACCCTGTTCCGGGACGCGGGAGGCCTCCACCCGGAGGACGCCCAGCTCGTCCTGGGCGCGGATGCGGGCCGGGTGAAGACGGCCCTGAAGATGCTGCGGGAGCGCATGGCGCGCGACGCCGCGCCGGGCGACCAGCTCCTCGTCTACGTGTCGAGCCACGCCGATGGCGAATCACTGCACCTGTCCGGGACGCGCCTGCCCGTGAAGGACCTGGTGTCGTTCATGGAGGCCTCGCCCGTGGGCGTGGCGGTGATGTTCATCGACTCGTGCCGCTCGGGCGCGGCCACCCGCATCAAGGGACTGGAGCCGGTGGAGGAGCGGCTGGTGCAGTGGTCCGCGCCCGCCATCAAGGGCCGCGTCATCGTCACGTCGTCCAGCGCGGACGAGGCCTCGCAGGAGGCCGATGACCTCCAGGGCTCCTTCTTCACGCACCACCTGCTGGCGGGACTGCGCGGCGCGGGGGACCTCAACCGGGACGGGCGCGTCACGCTCCAGGAGTCCTATGCCTACGCGTATGGGCGCACGGTGGAGTCCACGCTGCTCACCCGTGCGGGGACGCAGCACCCCAACTTCCAGTTCGACTTGAAGGGGCAGGGCGAGCTGGTGCTCACCGAGCCCGTGCTCGCGCCCAGCCGGCTGCTCATCACCGTGCCCGAGCCGGGCGAGTGGGTGGTGGCCTCGGAGCAGGACGGCATGGTGATGGGCGTGTTCACCAAGGGGAACGGCCCGGTGATGATGGCCCTGCCGCCTGGGGGCTATCGCCTGCGCTCGCGGCGGGAGGACGCGTGGCTGGAGATGCGCGTCGCGGTGCCCGACAAGGGGCATGCGCTGGTGGATGAGTCGCTGCTCCGCGAGGGCACGCTGGTCGCGCTGAAGGCAAAGGGCCCCCAGGGCTGGCGCGGCGCGCTGCACGTGGGCGGCGCCTTCGCGACGCGGACGGCCAGCAACTTTGGTTCAAGCGTGGGTGGGCAGATCCAAGCCTTGTTCAATGCCCCCATTCTCCCGTCGGTCCTGGACGTGGCGTGGGGCACGTTCGCCGGCCGCGCGAGCGGGTCCACGGTGAGCCGCGGCATCCATCAGACCGAATTGTCCCTGCGGATGGGCATGGGGCGCCGGTTCCCGTTTCCGATAGGCGCGCTGACGGTAGGGCCTGAGCTGGGGGCCTTGTTCCTCTTCCAGAACGAAGCGGGCACGCCCCGGGCGGGAACAGCGCCGTACGGTGGCGCGAGCGCCTCCGCATGGCTCGACGCCCAAGGCGTGTCGCTGGTCATCACGGGCTCGGTGGGCGCGGCGGTGATGCCACTGCCCCAGGGCGCCGAGTTGACGCCGGTCGCGAGCGTTGGCGCGGGGCTGGGCTGGAATTTCTGA